In a genomic window of Halomonas denitrificans:
- a CDS encoding phosphoribosylanthranilate isomerase: MRTRVKICGITRPDDGRQAAELGADAIGLVFVERSPRHVEVEAARAICEALPPLTGAVGLFMNATPEQVRAVLDRVPLNWLQFHGDEDAAYCRQFGRPYIKALPMKSPGAVDYDAFPDASALLLDAHAAGGMGGSGQRLDWAALTPPKRPWILAGGLGPDNVAEAVGALRPPAVDVSSGVESAPGIKSGNLMDQFMRGARNG; the protein is encoded by the coding sequence ATGCGAACGCGGGTAAAGATCTGCGGCATCACGCGACCGGACGATGGCCGCCAGGCGGCCGAGCTCGGCGCCGACGCCATCGGACTGGTCTTCGTGGAGCGCAGTCCGAGGCACGTCGAGGTCGAGGCGGCGCGGGCGATCTGCGAAGCGTTGCCGCCATTGACCGGTGCGGTCGGGCTGTTCATGAACGCGACGCCGGAGCAGGTGCGCGCGGTGCTCGATCGGGTGCCGCTGAACTGGCTGCAGTTCCACGGCGACGAAGACGCCGCCTACTGCCGTCAGTTCGGCCGGCCGTACATCAAGGCGCTGCCGATGAAATCGCCCGGGGCGGTCGATTACGATGCCTTTCCCGACGCCTCCGCGCTGCTGCTGGACGCCCATGCGGCCGGCGGCATGGGGGGCTCGGGGCAGCGCCTGGACTGGGCGGCCCTGACCCCGCCGAAGCGGCCCTGGATCCTGGCCGGCGGCCTGGGTCCGGACAACGTGGCCGAAGCGGTCGGCGCACTGCGGCCGCCGGCGGTCGATGTGTCGTCGGGGGTGGAATCCGCCCCCGGGATCAAGAGTGGTAATCTGATGGATCAATTCATGCGAGGTGCAAGGAATGGCTGA
- the trpA gene encoding tryptophan synthase subunit alpha, which produces MTNRIDRRFAELAESGRAGLIPYVTAGHPSPEATVDVMHRLVEGGADLLELGVPFSDVMADGPVIQNACQRALEAGMTLDRVFDMVRSFRADDAETPVILMGYMNPIERRGLDDFVEQAADAGVDGLLIVDCPADEAEDTRAALEQQGMHQVFLVAPTTTESRLQRMAPMAGGFVYYVSLKGVTGSAALDADALAPAIERLRAHTPVPVAVGFGISTAEQAADVARVADAVVIGSALVKALDGSETVEDAVAVAGRFVDSVRSAMDAARASGNDRVAEA; this is translated from the coding sequence GTGACCAATCGAATCGATCGTCGCTTCGCCGAGCTGGCCGAGTCCGGCCGCGCCGGGCTGATCCCGTACGTGACCGCGGGCCATCCTTCGCCGGAGGCCACGGTCGATGTGATGCACCGGCTGGTCGAGGGCGGTGCCGACCTGCTCGAACTGGGGGTGCCGTTCTCCGACGTGATGGCCGACGGGCCGGTGATCCAGAATGCGTGCCAGCGCGCGCTGGAGGCCGGCATGACCCTGGACCGCGTGTTCGACATGGTTCGGTCGTTCCGCGCCGATGACGCCGAGACACCGGTGATCCTGATGGGGTACATGAACCCGATCGAGCGGCGCGGACTGGACGACTTCGTCGAGCAGGCCGCCGACGCAGGCGTCGACGGCCTGCTCATCGTCGACTGTCCCGCCGACGAGGCGGAGGACACGCGGGCGGCGCTCGAACAGCAGGGGATGCACCAGGTGTTCCTCGTCGCGCCGACGACCACGGAGTCCCGCCTGCAGCGGATGGCGCCGATGGCCGGCGGCTTCGTCTATTACGTTTCGCTGAAGGGCGTGACCGGATCGGCCGCGCTCGACGCGGACGCGCTGGCGCCCGCGATCGAGCGCCTGCGTGCGCACACGCCGGTTCCGGTGGCCGTCGGGTTCGGAATCTCGACCGCGGAGCAGGCGGCCGACGTGGCTCGCGTGGCCGATGCGGTGGTGATCGGCTCGGCCCTGGTCAAGGCGCTCGACGGCAGCGAGACGGTCGAGGATGCGGTTGCCGTGGCCGGGCGCTTCGTCGATTCCGTTCGCAGCGCCATGGATGCCGCCCGCGCGTCGGGCAACGACCGGGTGGCCGAGGCATGA
- a CDS encoding aspartate-semialdehyde dehydrogenase produces the protein MTERTYDVAIVGATGAVGEVLLALLAERGFPVGRVVALASERSAGDEVQFGKKTLRVQSLDRNDFAGIDFAFFSAGGAVSEVHAPRAAAAGAVVIDNTSFFRMHADVPLVVPEVNPDRLAPFADPERAGIIANPNCSTIQMVVALAPIHRAAGIERINVATYQAVSGAGRRAMEELGRQTADKLSFREPTVDVFTAPIAFNVIPRIDVFDAESSMPGFTREERKMHNETRKILDDDRIGVNATAVRVPVFYGHSEAVHLETRQPIDLERVRALLADAPGVELLASDAEPTPLQHASGRDAVVVGRLRRDPTHPRGIDLWITADNLRKGAALNAIQIAETILRLQR, from the coding sequence ATGACGGAACGGACCTACGACGTCGCCATCGTCGGCGCGACCGGCGCCGTCGGCGAGGTGCTGCTCGCCCTGCTCGCCGAGCGGGGGTTCCCGGTCGGCCGGGTGGTCGCGCTGGCCAGCGAGCGCTCGGCCGGAGACGAAGTGCAATTCGGAAAGAAGACACTTCGCGTGCAGTCGCTCGACCGCAACGACTTCGCCGGCATCGATTTCGCGTTCTTCTCGGCCGGGGGTGCGGTCTCCGAAGTCCATGCGCCGCGTGCGGCTGCGGCCGGCGCGGTGGTCATCGACAACACCTCGTTCTTCCGCATGCACGCCGACGTGCCCCTGGTCGTCCCGGAAGTCAATCCGGATCGGCTGGCACCGTTCGCCGACCCCGAACGTGCGGGCATCATCGCCAATCCCAACTGCTCGACGATCCAGATGGTTGTTGCCCTGGCACCGATCCATCGCGCCGCCGGCATCGAGCGGATCAACGTGGCGACCTACCAGGCAGTATCGGGAGCCGGCCGGCGGGCGATGGAAGAGCTGGGTCGACAGACGGCGGACAAGCTCAGTTTCCGCGAGCCGACGGTCGACGTGTTCACGGCGCCGATCGCGTTCAACGTGATTCCCCGGATCGACGTGTTCGACGCCGAAAGCAGCATGCCGGGATTCACCCGCGAGGAACGCAAGATGCACAACGAGACCCGCAAGATCCTCGACGACGATCGAATTGGCGTCAACGCGACCGCCGTGCGGGTGCCGGTCTTCTACGGTCACTCCGAGGCGGTGCACCTGGAGACGCGCCAGCCGATCGACCTGGAACGCGTCCGCGCGCTGCTGGCCGACGCGCCGGGCGTCGAGCTGCTGGCGTCCGATGCCGAACCGACGCCGCTGCAGCACGCCTCGGGCCGCGATGCGGTCGTCGTGGGCCGACTGCGTCGCGACCCGACCCACCCGCGTGGCATCGACCTGTGGATCACCGCCGACAACCTGCGCAAGGGCGCGGCGCTCAACGCGATCCAGATCGCGGAAACGATCCTCCGGCTCCAGCGCTGA
- the purF gene encoding amidophosphoribosyltransferase produces the protein MCGVVGIFGRSPVAARIYDALTILQHRGQDAAGMTTLDGRRMRSARGIGLVRDVFDAKLMDGLTGDVGIGHVRYPTAGLDRPDEAQPMYVNAPWGIALGHNGNLVNDESLSEDLFNQDRRHVNTESDSEVLLNILAHELSVRADQGIRPQTVFSAVDGVHRRCKGAYAAVALIAGVGLLGFRDPHGIRPAVLGKREAEHGDEYIIASESVVLDILGFDFVGDLAPGESALITMDGELHRHQSDQAQAHTPCIFEYVYFARPDSMIDDLSVYKTRLRQGEKLAEKILREWPDHDIDAVIPIPDTSRTACLPMAQMLDVKYREGLIKNRYIGRTFIMPGQAERAQSVRRKLNAIELEFRNKNVLLVDDSIVRGTTSRQIIQMARDAGANKVYMASASPPVRHPNVYGIDMPAASELVAGGRSEEEVREYIGADRLIYQDLADLEAAVRGKNRKLDGFDSSCFNGRYVTGLADGYLEALERKRSDAVKEQRRTSG, from the coding sequence ATGTGTGGAGTCGTTGGAATCTTCGGCCGGAGTCCGGTCGCCGCGCGCATCTACGACGCGCTGACCATCCTGCAGCACCGCGGCCAGGACGCCGCCGGCATGACCACCCTCGATGGGCGTCGGATGCGTTCCGCGCGCGGGATCGGCCTGGTCCGGGACGTCTTCGATGCGAAGCTGATGGATGGCCTGACCGGCGACGTCGGCATCGGCCACGTCCGCTATCCGACTGCCGGCCTGGACCGTCCCGACGAGGCCCAGCCGATGTACGTCAACGCACCCTGGGGGATCGCCCTGGGTCATAACGGCAACCTGGTCAACGACGAATCGCTGTCCGAAGACCTGTTCAACCAGGACCGTAGGCACGTCAACACCGAGTCGGACTCGGAAGTGCTGCTGAACATCCTGGCCCACGAACTCAGCGTCCGGGCCGACCAGGGCATCCGGCCGCAGACGGTGTTCAGCGCGGTCGACGGCGTGCACCGGCGCTGCAAGGGGGCCTACGCCGCCGTCGCCCTGATCGCCGGGGTCGGCCTGCTGGGCTTCCGCGATCCGCACGGCATCCGGCCGGCGGTGCTCGGCAAGCGCGAAGCCGAGCACGGCGACGAATACATCATCGCGTCCGAGTCGGTCGTGCTCGACATCCTCGGGTTCGATTTCGTCGGCGATCTCGCGCCGGGCGAATCGGCGCTGATCACGATGGACGGCGAGCTGCACCGTCACCAGAGCGACCAGGCGCAGGCGCATACGCCGTGCATCTTCGAATACGTGTATTTCGCCCGCCCCGACTCGATGATCGACGACCTTTCCGTCTACAAGACCCGACTCCGGCAGGGCGAGAAGCTGGCCGAGAAGATTCTCAGGGAGTGGCCCGATCACGACATCGACGCGGTGATTCCGATTCCCGACACCAGCCGTACGGCCTGCCTGCCGATGGCCCAGATGCTCGACGTGAAGTACCGCGAGGGCCTGATCAAGAACCGCTACATCGGCCGGACCTTCATCATGCCCGGCCAGGCCGAGCGCGCGCAGTCGGTCCGGCGAAAGCTCAATGCGATCGAGCTGGAATTCCGCAACAAGAACGTCCTCCTGGTCGACGATTCGATCGTTCGCGGCACCACGTCGCGGCAGATCATCCAGATGGCGCGCGATGCCGGCGCCAACAAGGTCTACATGGCCAGCGCCTCGCCGCCGGTCCGCCATCCCAACGTCTACGGCATCGATATGCCGGCGGCCAGCGAACTGGTTGCCGGCGGCCGCAGCGAAGAGGAGGTGCGCGAGTACATCGGCGCCGACCGACTGATCTATCAGGACCTGGCCGATCTCGAGGCCGCCGTGCGCGGCAAGAACAGGAAGCTCGACGGCTTCGACTCCTCCTGCTTCAACGGCCGGTACGTGACCGGCCTGGCTGACGGCTACCTCGAGGCCCTCGAGCGCAAGCGCAGCGACGCGGTGAAGGAGCAGCGTCGGACGTCCGGATGA
- the truA gene encoding tRNA pseudouridine(38-40) synthase TruA, which translates to MTSEETTGGRHRIAFGLEYDGSRFRGFQRQQQRPTVQEELERALAAVADHRVTVHCAGRTDTGVHAACQVIHIETASTRSERAWVLGANSNLPEAVAVRWARVVDDRFHARFSARGRHYRYRILNRWIRPGLHAGRVAWERRALDAQRMHEAAQVLVGEHDFSSFRALGCQARHAVRELKRIDVRRRDDEVVLDVSANAFLYHMVRNIAGTLIAVGCGDRPADWVGEVLASRDRALAGVTAPAEGLYFMGVDYPDHPELPTRADALDAFPRGRDLS; encoded by the coding sequence ATGACCTCTGAGGAAACGACCGGAGGTCGCCATCGCATCGCGTTCGGGCTGGAGTACGACGGGAGCCGCTTCCGCGGCTTCCAGCGCCAGCAGCAGCGTCCGACGGTTCAGGAGGAGCTCGAGCGCGCCCTCGCGGCGGTCGCCGACCACCGCGTGACCGTGCACTGCGCCGGGCGCACCGATACGGGGGTCCACGCCGCCTGCCAGGTGATCCACATCGAGACCGCTTCGACCCGCAGCGAGCGGGCCTGGGTGCTGGGCGCGAATTCCAATCTTCCGGAGGCGGTGGCCGTGCGCTGGGCGCGCGTCGTCGACGACCGGTTCCACGCGCGATTCTCGGCGCGTGGCCGGCACTACCGCTATCGGATTCTCAATCGCTGGATCCGGCCCGGCCTGCATGCGGGGCGAGTGGCCTGGGAGCGGCGGGCCCTCGATGCGCAGCGTATGCACGAGGCCGCTCAGGTGTTGGTCGGCGAACACGATTTCTCGTCGTTCCGTGCCCTCGGCTGCCAGGCCCGGCACGCGGTGCGCGAACTGAAACGGATCGACGTCCGCCGCCGCGACGACGAGGTGGTTCTTGACGTGTCTGCCAACGCCTTCCTCTACCATATGGTCCGGAACATCGCGGGCACGTTGATCGCGGTCGGCTGCGGTGACCGTCCCGCGGACTGGGTCGGCGAGGTGCTCGCGTCCAGGGACCGCGCCCTGGCCGGCGTCACGGCGCCGGCCGAAGGGCTGTATTTCATGGGCGTCGACTACCCGGACCATCCGGAACTGCCGACCCGGGCCGACGCGCTGGACGCGTTCCCGCGGGGCCGTGACCTGAGCTGA
- a CDS encoding bifunctional folylpolyglutamate synthase/dihydrofolate synthase: MTPAPADPTSAAGSAGASPAGALAERLAELESRTPEGRIDLGLERVRAVFDELAPDLAGRRIVSVAGTNGKGSTVAFIESGLRAAGRSTLAYTSPHVVDFRERFRLDGAPAPAEDLVAALDRVERARGRIPLTYFEQITLAGFVLAERADVDTLILEVGLGGRLDAVNVVDADVAVITSIGLDHKEWLGSTRAAIGREKAGIARCGRPVVVAEPRPPAGLLDGLEALGAEVVAWGSGVAARWSRGRLSVRVGPPERATLRIAGLTPGISGHHQRTNAAAAVVVLDRLGLGEKAIRDGLASARARGRFERIADDPPTFVDVAHNPQAARALRDLLDARPGRKRAVFAALADKDVAGIARAIAPAIHRWYLAELEGPRALPIASLASRIRRGGVSGSRDAVESSPKSVAEALRQARADCRGTDEVIVFGSFLTASAAVRCCDS, translated from the coding sequence GTGACCCCGGCGCCCGCTGACCCGACGTCGGCGGCTGGGTCGGCTGGCGCATCTCCAGCCGGCGCTCTGGCCGAACGCCTGGCCGAACTGGAATCCCGAACGCCGGAGGGCCGGATCGACCTCGGCCTGGAGCGCGTTCGTGCGGTGTTCGACGAACTCGCCCCGGACCTTGCCGGACGCCGCATCGTCAGCGTTGCCGGTACCAACGGCAAGGGTTCGACGGTCGCGTTCATCGAGTCGGGCCTGCGCGCAGCGGGCCGATCCACCCTGGCCTATACCTCGCCCCACGTCGTCGATTTCCGCGAGCGATTCCGCCTCGACGGTGCGCCGGCCCCGGCCGAGGACCTGGTGGCCGCGCTCGACAGGGTCGAACGTGCCCGCGGCCGCATCCCGCTGACCTACTTCGAGCAGATCACCCTGGCCGGCTTCGTGCTGGCCGAGCGGGCCGACGTCGACACGCTGATCCTCGAGGTGGGGCTGGGCGGGCGGCTCGATGCGGTCAACGTGGTCGACGCCGACGTGGCCGTCATCACGTCGATCGGCCTCGATCACAAGGAGTGGCTCGGGTCGACCCGTGCCGCGATCGGGCGCGAGAAGGCCGGGATCGCCCGCTGCGGGCGCCCGGTGGTCGTGGCCGAGCCGCGTCCGCCGGCCGGACTGCTCGACGGGCTCGAGGCCCTCGGCGCCGAGGTCGTTGCCTGGGGATCCGGCGTGGCGGCGCGGTGGTCGCGCGGTCGCCTGTCGGTCCGCGTCGGGCCGCCGGAGCGCGCAACGCTCCGGATCGCCGGCCTGACCCCGGGAATCTCCGGCCACCACCAGCGGACCAATGCCGCCGCGGCCGTGGTCGTGCTCGATCGGCTCGGCCTCGGCGAGAAGGCGATCCGCGACGGACTGGCCTCGGCCCGCGCCCGCGGCCGCTTCGAGCGGATCGCCGACGACCCGCCGACCTTCGTCGACGTCGCGCACAATCCGCAGGCCGCGCGCGCACTGCGTGACCTGCTGGACGCGCGGCCCGGGCGCAAGCGCGCGGTGTTCGCGGCGTTGGCCGACAAGGATGTGGCCGGAATCGCGCGCGCGATCGCTCCGGCCATTCACCGTTGGTACCTGGCCGAGTTGGAGGGTCCGCGCGCGCTTCCGATCGCCAGCCTGGCGTCGCGGATCCGCCGCGGCGGTGTGTCCGGGTCGCGGGACGCGGTAGAATCGTCGCCGAAATCGGTCGCGGAGGCGCTCCGTCAAGCCCGCGCCGACTGTCGCGGTACCGACGAGGTCATCGTGTTCGGTTCGTTCCTGACCGCCTCCGCCGCCGTCCGTTGTTGCGATTCGTAA
- the accD gene encoding acetyl-CoA carboxylase, carboxyltransferase subunit beta, with translation MSWFQKLMPSRIRTEGGKSRKVPDGLWTKCKACEAVLYRPELERSLNVCPKCDHHMTLTGRARLEAFLDEDGRVELGGNLKPKDPLKFRDTKRYRDRLVAAQKATGENDAMVVMRGALLELPLTACAFDFKFMGGSMGSVVGEKFMVGVDSALEHRQPLVCFAASGGARMQEGLFSLMQMAKTSAGLARMAEAGLPFISVLTHPTTGGVSASLGMLGDLNVAEPGALIGFAGPRVIEQTVREQLPEGFQRSEFLLEKGAIDLIVDRREMRSRLHLVLSLLMGGRGDGRVRIGEIEDTPDDAFDGQSLQSEPVGEGEAPGDRSEQRSRSRADDAPTDVND, from the coding sequence ATGAGCTGGTTCCAGAAACTGATGCCGTCGCGGATCCGCACCGAAGGCGGAAAGTCGCGCAAGGTCCCCGACGGCCTGTGGACGAAGTGCAAGGCCTGCGAAGCGGTGCTGTACCGGCCGGAGCTGGAGCGGTCGCTGAACGTCTGCCCGAAGTGCGACCACCACATGACGTTGACCGGTCGGGCGCGGCTGGAAGCGTTCCTGGACGAGGACGGCAGGGTCGAGCTCGGCGGCAACCTGAAGCCGAAGGACCCGCTGAAGTTCCGCGATACCAAGCGTTATCGCGATCGCCTCGTCGCGGCCCAGAAGGCGACCGGCGAGAACGATGCGATGGTCGTGATGCGCGGCGCGCTGCTGGAGCTGCCGCTGACCGCCTGCGCCTTCGACTTCAAGTTCATGGGCGGTTCCATGGGCTCGGTGGTCGGCGAGAAGTTCATGGTCGGCGTCGATTCGGCGCTCGAGCACCGTCAGCCGCTGGTCTGCTTCGCGGCCTCCGGCGGCGCCCGGATGCAGGAGGGCCTGTTCTCGCTGATGCAGATGGCCAAGACGTCCGCTGGCCTGGCCCGGATGGCCGAGGCCGGCCTGCCGTTCATCTCGGTCCTGACCCACCCGACCACCGGGGGCGTGTCGGCCAGCCTCGGCATGCTCGGCGACCTCAACGTGGCCGAGCCGGGCGCGCTGATCGGCTTCGCGGGGCCTCGCGTGATCGAACAGACCGTACGTGAGCAGCTCCCGGAAGGCTTCCAGCGCTCCGAGTTCCTCCTCGAGAAGGGCGCGATCGATCTGATCGTCGATCGTCGCGAGATGCGCTCGCGGCTGCACCTGGTCCTCAGCCTTCTGATGGGTGGTCGGGGCGATGGCCGGGTACGGATCGGGGAGATCGAGGACACGCCCGACGACGCGTTCGATGGGCAGTCGCTGCAGTCCGAACCGGTCGGCGAGGGCGAAGCGCCCGGCGACCGCTCCGAGCAGCGCTCGCGGTCTCGCGCCGACGACGCCCCGACCGACGTCAACGACTGA
- a CDS encoding SPOR domain-containing protein — translation MDNVLKRRLIGASILIALAVIFLPMLLVGPEPELDDRRLSEPLPEMPAGDREVRRIPLDPDLARVPPSRVDETAAGVDGRGSAPAGESAITPADPRASMDSPSRQAPPDEIVLNPSGGDRSSDAARPADAEPPVPDPAEGGLVDVERSDVGAPGAEGAAAADEAAGDSGQAAVAPSGPGSTERRPVVEAAPSAGDGNWVVQVASFGSQDSSQATRERLEALGHPVITDEVVRGDTMLYRLRTGPYADRARAETARGQIAATVAGVEPIVREVSDAELQATPGFAVQVGSFASEENAERETARLRNLGFDAFRQSEDASGRAIWKVLVGTVEDRSEAETLRGRLVDEAGVEGLIVSHP, via the coding sequence ATGGACAACGTCCTCAAACGCCGCCTGATCGGAGCGTCCATCCTGATCGCGCTGGCCGTGATCTTCCTGCCCATGTTGCTGGTCGGGCCCGAGCCGGAGCTGGACGACCGCCGGCTGAGCGAGCCGTTGCCGGAGATGCCGGCCGGCGATCGCGAGGTGCGCCGGATTCCCCTCGATCCCGATCTCGCGCGCGTTCCCCCGTCGCGGGTCGACGAGACGGCGGCCGGCGTCGACGGACGTGGATCGGCCCCGGCGGGCGAGTCCGCGATCACACCGGCCGATCCGCGCGCTTCCATGGATTCGCCGTCACGACAGGCGCCGCCCGACGAGATCGTGTTGAACCCGTCCGGGGGTGATCGGTCGTCCGATGCCGCACGACCCGCCGACGCGGAGCCGCCGGTGCCCGATCCCGCCGAGGGTGGTCTCGTCGATGTAGAGCGATCGGACGTCGGGGCTCCGGGCGCCGAGGGCGCAGCGGCGGCGGACGAGGCGGCCGGTGATTCCGGGCAGGCGGCGGTCGCGCCGTCCGGTCCCGGTTCGACCGAACGTCGTCCGGTCGTCGAAGCGGCGCCCTCTGCCGGTGACGGCAACTGGGTCGTCCAGGTCGCGAGCTTCGGTTCACAGGATTCGTCGCAGGCCACCCGCGAGCGCCTCGAGGCGCTGGGCCACCCCGTGATCACCGACGAAGTCGTGCGCGGCGACACCATGCTGTATCGCCTGCGCACCGGGCCCTATGCCGACCGGGCTCGGGCCGAAACCGCGCGCGGCCAGATCGCCGCCACCGTTGCCGGAGTCGAACCGATCGTGCGCGAGGTCTCGGACGCGGAACTGCAGGCCACGCCCGGCTTCGCCGTCCAGGTCGGCTCCTTCGCCAGCGAGGAGAATGCCGAGCGCGAGACGGCGCGACTGCGCAATCTCGGCTTCGATGCGTTCCGCCAGAGCGAAGATGCGTCGGGTCGGGCGATCTGGAAAGTGCTCGTCGGCACGGTCGAAGACCGCTCCGAGGCCGAAACACTGCGCGGGCGGCTGGTCGACGAGGCGGGCGTGGAAGGCCTGATCGTCAGTCACCCGTGA
- the trpB gene encoding tryptophan synthase subunit beta → MAEAAPLSADRARADDTATRDPLPDARGHFGAYGGRFVSETLMAALEELEAAWRRYSDDPEFQAELDADLAHFVGRPSPLYLCERLTAHAGGAKIVFKREDLNHTGAHKINSTVGQALLARAMGKKRVIAETGAGQHGVASATVAARMGMECVVYMGAEDIRRQAINVFRMKLLGAKVVAVESGARTLKDALNEAMRDWVTNVDDTFYILGTVAGPHPYPALVRDFNAVVGREARRQFQDEYGALPDALVACVGGGSNAIGLFHPFIDDEQVAMYGVEAAGRGLSGLDHAASLCAGKVGVLHGSRTYLLDDEAGQIRHTHSVSAGLDYPGVGPEHSWLKDIKRAEYVGITDEEALKAFHLCTRKEGIMPALESAHAVAYGLKLAATMSPDQTVLVNMSGRGDKDIHTVADLEGIEV, encoded by the coding sequence ATGGCTGAAGCGGCGCCCCTGTCCGCGGATCGAGCGCGGGCCGACGACACGGCGACCCGGGACCCGCTGCCGGATGCCCGTGGGCATTTCGGCGCGTACGGTGGACGGTTCGTATCCGAGACGCTGATGGCGGCGCTGGAAGAGCTCGAGGCCGCGTGGCGGCGCTACTCGGACGACCCGGAATTCCAGGCCGAGCTCGACGCCGACCTCGCCCACTTCGTCGGCCGCCCGTCGCCCCTGTACCTGTGCGAGCGCCTCACGGCCCACGCCGGTGGCGCGAAGATCGTGTTCAAGCGCGAAGACCTGAATCATACGGGCGCACACAAGATCAACTCGACGGTCGGCCAGGCCCTGCTGGCCCGTGCGATGGGCAAGAAGCGCGTCATCGCGGAGACCGGCGCCGGGCAGCACGGCGTGGCCTCGGCCACGGTCGCGGCGCGCATGGGCATGGAATGCGTGGTCTACATGGGCGCAGAGGACATCCGCCGCCAGGCGATCAACGTGTTCCGGATGAAGTTGCTCGGCGCGAAGGTCGTCGCGGTCGAATCCGGCGCTCGCACGCTCAAGGACGCGCTGAACGAGGCGATGCGCGACTGGGTGACCAACGTCGACGATACCTTCTACATTCTCGGCACCGTGGCCGGTCCGCACCCGTATCCGGCCCTGGTCCGCGACTTCAACGCGGTCGTCGGGCGCGAAGCCCGGCGCCAGTTCCAGGACGAGTACGGCGCGCTGCCCGATGCGCTCGTCGCCTGCGTCGGCGGTGGCTCCAACGCCATCGGCCTGTTCCACCCGTTCATCGACGACGAGCAGGTCGCGATGTACGGGGTCGAGGCCGCCGGCCGCGGCCTGTCGGGCCTGGATCATGCGGCCAGCCTGTGCGCCGGCAAGGTCGGCGTGCTGCACGGCAGCCGGACCTACCTCCTCGACGACGAGGCGGGCCAGATCCGGCATACGCATTCCGTGTCGGCCGGCCTGGACTACCCCGGCGTCGGGCCCGAGCATTCGTGGCTCAAGGACATCAAGCGGGCCGAGTACGTCGGGATTACCGACGAGGAAGCACTCAAGGCCTTCCACCTGTGCACCCGGAAAGAGGGCATCATGCCCGCGCTGGAAAGCGCGCATGCGGTCGCCTACGGCCTGAAGCTGGCGGCCACGATGTCGCCGGACCAGACCGTGCTGGTCAACATGTCCGGCCGCGGCGACAAGGACATCCATACCGTGGCGGACCTGGAGGGCATCGAGGTTTGA
- a CDS encoding DUF3592 domain-containing protein — translation MNSLPFWFGAVFVLVGTMALIRAVRNLGLAERSRTWPTVPGRIESVRLWGGRRIDGEMREVEHLAVDFRYSFRGRTHRGTAPALYTVVYPRTVEWARRFEAGAGVDVHVDPDRPDRAVLVPGPHPEKPYSDVVLAASGLMLGLALVASAWVGLLT, via the coding sequence ATGAACTCCCTCCCGTTCTGGTTCGGTGCGGTGTTCGTGCTGGTCGGCACGATGGCGCTGATCCGGGCGGTCCGCAATCTCGGCCTGGCTGAGCGGAGTCGCACCTGGCCGACCGTGCCCGGCCGGATCGAATCGGTTCGACTCTGGGGCGGCCGCAGGATCGACGGCGAGATGCGCGAGGTCGAGCACCTGGCCGTGGACTTCCGCTATTCGTTCCGCGGCAGGACCCATCGCGGAACGGCGCCCGCCCTGTATACGGTGGTCTACCCCAGGACCGTCGAATGGGCCCGGCGCTTCGAAGCAGGAGCGGGCGTCGACGTCCACGTCGACCCGGACCGCCCCGATCGCGCCGTGCTGGTTCCCGGCCCCCATCCCGAGAAGCCCTACAGCGACGTGGTCCTCGCCGCATCGGGGCTCATGCTCGGCCTGGCCCTGGTGGCTTCGGCGTGGGTGGGGCTGCTGACGTGA
- a CDS encoding CvpA family protein, translating to MNGADIAILAVLALSVLVSLFRGFIKEVFSILVWVAAAFAAFQAAPLLAEALEPHVALPSARTLIAFVAVFVLVLVVGGLISYLVGKVVEKTGLSATDRLFGGLFGLARGVVIVLIAVMLARITPFPYDPWWQESRLIPRFETMAAWAAGFLPESVQELLDSGQQQMQSPRETEAVDVDSRAEPI from the coding sequence ATGAACGGGGCGGACATCGCGATCCTGGCGGTGCTCGCGCTCTCGGTGCTGGTCAGCCTGTTTCGGGGCTTCATCAAGGAAGTGTTCTCGATCCTGGTCTGGGTCGCCGCGGCGTTCGCCGCATTCCAGGCCGCGCCGCTGCTGGCCGAGGCGCTGGAGCCGCACGTGGCGCTGCCGTCGGCGCGCACGCTGATCGCCTTCGTCGCGGTGTTCGTGCTGGTCCTGGTGGTCGGCGGGCTGATCAGCTACCTGGTCGGCAAGGTGGTCGAGAAGACCGGACTGTCGGCGACCGATCGCCTGTTCGGTGGACTGTTCGGCCTGGCGCGCGGCGTCGTGATCGTGCTGATCGCGGTCATGCTGGCGCGGATCACGCCGTTTCCCTACGACCCGTGGTGGCAGGAATCGCGCCTGATTCCACGGTTCGAGACCATGGCCGCGTGGGCGGCCGGATTTCTTCCCGAGTCGGTGCAGGAGCTGCTCGACTCGGGCCAACAGCAGATGCAGTCCCCGCGGGAAACCGAAGCGGTGGATGTCGATTCAAGAGCGGAGCCGATCTGA